Below is a window of Armatimonadota bacterium DNA.
CGGGCGCGTAGCCCGTCGTCGGTTTCGGTTGAGCGGACACGACCGTCATTATGAGGGCCGTCACGAGGAGGGCTGCGATACGCATGGTTTTTTGAATTGTAGTGTCAGGGTTTCAAGTCTTGCTATGGAAGCGATCGTCGCACTGTCATCCGATGGTGGCTTGAGGAGGAAGGGATCGGGGATGAGGGTTCACGTCCGGAAGCAGCAGGGACGCGCCCTCACCCCCTGCCCCCTCTCCCTTTCGCACAGGCATCGAAAAGGAGAGGGGCCCAGGGCGTCTCACCCCGCGTTTCAGACCAAGGTCGCGAGGAGTTCGTCGAGCTGGTCGAGCGACTCGGGCATCGCACCCGTCGAACCGTCGGCTTCCAGGGCTTCCTTCGACGGATAGTGGTTGCTCACCGTCAGCAGGGTCTTGCCGTCCGTCTCCGTAAAGGTCACCGTCGTGACGGTCTGGCCGCCGTCCTCTTCGTTGGTCCAGACGAGGCGCGAGGGCGGGTCGACTTCGAGGTAGGTGCCGAAGAACTCCATCGTCGCGCCTTCGTGGAGGAAGCCCAGGCGGTATTGCCCGCCGACGCGGACATCCATCTCGCAGGAGTGCAGGTCCATGCCGTACGAGCGCGGCACCCACCACTTCCTGAAGAGGTCGGCCTCGGTCCAGGCTCTCCAGACAAGGCGGGCGGGCGCATCGACGGTGCGGGTGACGACGAGTTCGCGGTCGGACGTGCGTTCGACGCGGGTGGCTTGAGTCTGTTGATCGGTCTGCATAGGGGTTTCCTTGGGTCGGTTTGCGGCCTCCGTGTCTCGTGAGGCCTTGAAGCGTGGTTTCAGGTCCTGGGCGACGGCCAGGCTGGCGTGCCGAAGCCGAAGAGCCGGTTCGGGTGGGGAGCGTCGTAAGGCCCGTCTCCATCGAGGCCGAGGTCGAAGTGCAGCATCGTCATCTGTCCGCTCTTGCTCACGATGTGCTGCGCCATGTGGAACAAGGCGCCCCGCACGGTCCGGCGGTAGCCGTCCGGGCTCGAGCGGCCCTCGTCCAGCTTCTGCGCGTCGAGGGTTTGGAAGAGGGCGCGCCATTCCTCCTTCTCCCGTTCGAGCAGGTCGAGCACCGCGGCGCGGTCCTGCGGGAGGTCAGGGACGGGCGCTTGCTGTGCGGGGTCGACCACCGTGATCTCCTGTCGGTCGGTCCACAGCCACATCCACGCGTGTTCGCAGATCTCGCGGGCGGTCGGGGTGCGCTCTGAAAAGCTCCAGTTCCATTTGTCCTCGGGGATCTCCCGCGCCCTGCGGAGGATGCCGCCCGTGAACCCGCAGACCAGTTCCTCGAACGCTTCGATCTCGTTCGAGGGGTGGCCCTTAGCGGCCATTGGTTTCCTCCTTGCGCTTCAGGTCCTCGATCACGGCGTCCAGCTCGTCGAACCGTGCGGCCCAGCGTCGGCGGTACGACTCGATCCACTCGGCTTCTTCGTCGAGCCCGCGCGTTCCGAGCTTGCAGGTGCGGACGCGCCCGACCTTTTCGGTGACGACCAGTCCCGCCTTCTCCAAGACGCCGATGTGCTTCTTCATGCCCGTCAGGGTCATGTGGAACGTCTCGGCGAGGGCCGTGACCGACGCGTCCGCCCGCCCGAGCTGCTCGAGGACGCCTCGCCGGGTCGCGTCCGAGAGCGCGCCGAACGAAGCGTCGAACTGCACTTGTCCATACTGAACCATCTAGTTCAGTATATCACATCTTCGGCGGAAAACAAGGGGCAGGACAGAAATCCGCCGTGCGGTCTACAGGGCCGACCCTCTCGACCTTGCCAGAATTCCGTTGATGGATCAGATCCGAAACGCCCAGCCAGTGATCGAGCGCTTCGGCAATTGGCCTTCGTTTCATGACGCGGAAATCCAATTCGTCACATTGCAGAGAGGTCTTGATTCAGAGACACCCGGGACGGCGAGCCTCACGATGGCGATCCAATGTTGGGCCCTTGCGCCCGAAGGCGGTCCTCTAAGTCAATGTAAGGTGACGCTTCGGTTCCATGGCTTGGTGCTTCAAGGCCTTGAGCACTTCGGAAGTCAGAACGTCATCTTCGAACTCGTGATCGTCGACATCGCTGAGGACCCTCTCGATACGTCCACTACGAACCACTACCGAAGCGAAGTCGTGGACTCCATGCGGTTCAGAGTTTGGCTTGACATGAGCTGGGGCTGTTCCGGGAGCTTTGGATGCGCAGCGATCGAGGTCCTGTCGGTCGAACCCGTCGGCTGACGGCGGTGCCTGACCGTCGACGTTCCGTCCGACGCCCAGGACAAGGTAGCCTTCGGTCGGGTGCAGCTATGTCCGTCTCTCGCAACGTGGTCCTCTTCGCCGCTCTGATCCCCGCGTCGTTCGCCGTCTCCGCAGGCCAAGCAAAACCGAGCCTCTCGAACCTCGTCGCGGTCCGCTTGCCGGCGCTCGGTCACCGCAACTGGATCGTCGTCGCGGACTCCGCCTACCCGTTGCAGACGTCGCCCGGGATCGAGACGGTCGTCGTGAACGACACCCAGTTGTCGGCGGTCAAGACCGTCCTCGCCGAGCTCGCGAAGAGCAAACACGTCCGCCCCGTCATCTACCTCGACAAAGAGCTAGCCTTCGTGCCCGAGAAGAACGCTCCCGGGATCGGGGCGTACCGACAAGGTCTCGGCAAGGCGCTCGGGAGCCGGGCTGTCACGAGGCTCGAACACGAAGACATCATCGCCAAACTCGATGAAGCGGGCAAGAGCTTCAAAGTCCTCCTGATCAAGACCCCGCACGTCCAACCGTACACGTCGGTCTTCTTCGAGCTCCAGTGCGGCTACTGGTCGGACGAGGCCGAGAAGGACATGCGCCGCGCGATGGGATCCGGCCTCTGACGTTCAGGGCGTGATCCGCTCGAACCTCACGTAACCCAGATCGAGGCCGAACGCCTTCGACTCGGCGTGCTTGCCGACCATCTGGAAGTAGACGACGTTCTCGCCTTCGTCGGCGTCGAACTCGCCCATCAGGACGCCTTTCGCTTCCGCCGCCGTCGCCGCGTAAAAGTCCACGGCCTCTCCGATGAACCGCGTCCCGTTCGAGAGCCGCACGGTGCCGCCCTCGCTGTTCCTGACCGCGTCGATGCTGACCCGATAACGGCCGGCGACAGGCACGTCGGCACGGAGCCCGAAGTGGGAGTCGACGAACCCGTTCGCACCGCTCGACCGAAGCGACAGCACCCTCACACCGCCGTTCCCGACAGGCACGTCCCCGCGCTTGACCGTACACCCGCTCAGGCCGAACGTCGCGATCGGCATCGCCCAGTTCGCGGCATAGACCACCGTTTTCGGGTCGACGACACGGCGCGCTTCAGGGCTTGCGACCGTGCGCGTCCCGTGCGGAGGTGAGTCGGCGTAGTAGTAGGCGACGCCCACGTAATCAGTCGGCACCTGGTTCTTCTCCGGTCCGTGTTCGATCGTCTGCACGATGCCTTTCTCGAAGGTGTACGCGTCGTTCAGCAAGAACCGGAAGCCGCCCGTACGGCCGAGGTAGTCGTAGTAGCCGAGGCAGCCGCTCAAGGGGAGCGAGAACATCCGTTCCCAGCGCCCTGGGAGCGCGTACCAGCCGCCGTTAAAGAAGTCCTCCGAGCCCGTCCCGTGCACCGCTTCGATCCCGTCGACGATCGTCTTGTCGTCGCCTTCGAAGAAAACCGGCAGGCCTGGTTCTTGATCTTGCGCCTGCAGGGAGAGACCGACGATATGGCCGCGGCCCGAGCGCTCGAGCCACGTGAACGGGCGGCCCGGAGTCGTCGGGTTCTCGCGGTTCCAATGCGCGTAGAACCGACCCTCGTCCTTGCCGAGCGGACGGTCGTCGACGACCACTTCGCCCGTCACGGGGAATCCAGCACCGTCCGTCCGCGTCGAGACGAGTTCGATCTTCGCCGACCGCGCATAGGGCATCGGAAAGTTGCAGTAGAGCGTGTCACCGACCGTGCCCAAGACCGCCGACCTCATCGCCGGGCGCCCCCACGCAAAGCCGAAGAAGTCGCCGACCGGCATCAGGATCGAGGGCGACGCCTCGCCGTCCCACGTGATGCGGATCTGCACGTCGCGGCCCTTGCCGACGAACGACGAGGCGGGCTGTAACGCGAAGCCCTTGATGCGCCCGCCCTTCTTCGTCTGGAAGACCGTCGTGGCCTTGCCAGGGAGCACCGTCGCCTTCACCGGGATCTTCGTTCCGCCCTCCGACGCGAGTCCCACGCGACCAAGGGTTTGCGACGCCCGCTTCATCTCTTCGGCAGGCACCGCGCGGGGATCGAACGTCGTCACGGCCGTCCCCGCCGGGAACTGCACGAAGTTAATGTCGTAGAACTGCGTCCTCGGCGCGCGGAGCACGACCTTGCACGACTTCGCGTAGAACATCGGCACGTACGACATGCAGCCGCCACCAGCAATGTCGACCAGCGGCCGCAAGAACGGAGCGTGCTCACCGTCGAAGTAGTGCCGATAGGGCATCGAGACGCGCGGCGCGGCTTCGCCGTCGAAGAAGAACTCGAGCTTGTCCATCGTCGGCGTCGGCGTGTGGATGCGCGTGATGCAACCCGGCCCCTTGAGGTCGGCGAGCACGAGGTCGTCCCCCTCCTTTGCGACGAAGGAGTACTTGCCGCTGAATCCGTCGTCGTTGCCTTCCGTCCGGTCGTAGCTCGTGACCGCGCCGATCTTGTATCCCGTCCGAAGCCGGGGCAGCAGGCTCAGGTCGCCGAGTGGCCCGAGCCCGACGAGAAGGTCGGCTTGGAGCGGCGCGGCGAGGACGGCGAACGCGAGGGCGGTCATGATCGAGGGTTCCTGACCCGACTCTAGCACCGCCTGCAAGCTCCCTGCACGGTCAACCCTTCGACTTCGTCAGGTCGGCCCGTTGGACGCTCTTGACCCGGTTCGTCGTGACCTTGCCGTCGCCCGTGGTCGACGTCGCAGCGGCCTCGAACGTCGTCATCTCGCTGACAAGCTTCGGTCCGTCCCGCCGGAGGGAAGCCGTGATCGTGTTGCCGGAGACGGTGAACACGCCGACGAACCGTTCGCCCGTCCAGTACTGGTCGAGCACGATCCCGTTGCGCTCGTCGATCTGCCAATGCCCCTTCTCCTTGTCGACCGGCTTTAGCACATAGGGGCGGTCGTCCGTCTCCTTGTCCCCGTAGGTCAGGCGATAGGTGTAGCTGCCGTCGTCTTGCGGCCCTGCGATCCGGATCCTCATCGCCACGCGTTGCGGCTCGGGCTTGCCCGGCGTCCGCCACTCCATCGTCCCGCGCCAGTCGCCCAGAAAGTCGTCCGGGAACGTCACTTGGGGCTCCGGAAGGACGGCTCCGGTCACGAAGGCGAGGGCGCACCACATGGAGGCGAGCATACCGACGGGCGTTCCCGCGTATGCTCGAAGGCTTGAACGACTGGCGCCCGGACGTCCCGCTCGACCTCGCCACCGCGCACGCGATCGTCGCGCGGCGCTTCCCGTCGTTTGCGGGCCAGACTCCGGTGGAGGTCGGCCGCGGCTGGGACAACCTCTGCCTCGCCTATGGCGACGGCACCGCGTTCCGGATGCCGACCCGCGCCGTCGCGGCCGAGATCGTCCTTAACGAAATCGCGGCTTTGCCTGCGCTTGCGCCGCTGCTCCCGCTACCCGTCCCGGACATCAAGCTCGTCGGCGAGCCTGGCGACGACTTCCCATACCCGTTCTTCGGGTTCGCGCTCCTCCCGGGCGAGACCGCCGACCGGTCGACGTGGCCCGACGTGGCCCTGATGCTAGCCGCAGAAGCCCTCGGAACGTTCCTGCGAGCGCTCCACGCCATACCGTTCACGGAAAAGCCGCTCTCGGCCCTGCCCGGCGACCTCATCGCCCGGGCCGACCCGCTCCGCCTTCTCGGCCGCATCGTGAACCGGGCCGCCGAGATCGCCGGCCAACGACCCGACCGAGCCTCGTGGGCCCAAGGCTTGCAGCGCCGGGCCGATGCGCTGCTCCAGGGCCTCGTCCTCGACGGCGTCCGCACCGTCGTCCACGGCGACCTCTACCCCCGCCACGTACTCGCCGACGACGCATGCCTCCTCACGGGAGTCATCGACTGGGGCGACGTCCACATCGGCCATCCCGGCGTCGACCTGTCCCTCGCGTTCACGTTCTTCTCGGGCCCCTCGCGCGCCGCCTTCTGGCAGGCCTATGGAGGCGGGCCCGACCCGTCCACCCTACGCCTTGCCCAAGCCCGCGCTTGCAATTACGCCCTTGCCCTCTGCGCCTATGGGCTCGACGTCGGCGACCCATCTGCCGTCGAGTTGGCGGACGAGATCGCCGCACGCTCGGCAAGGCCCTGACCCCGCCCTCGGCGGTAGCATCGAGGCATGGAAGCCAGGCCCCACCGCTGGGACGCCATCGAGCCGGACAACCCCGTCCCCCACCTTTTCCGCAAGAAGGTGACGGCCGCGAACATGCTCGTCGCGCGGATCAAGCTGGAGAAGGGCTGCGTGGTCGGGCTGCACTCCCACGTCAGCGAGCAGGTGGCGATCGTCGAGCGCGGGCACGTGCGCTGGACGCTCGGCTCGACCGACGGCCCCGAGACCCGCGAGCTCGAAATGCGGGGCGGCGAAGTGCTCGAAATCCCCGCCCACGTCCCCCACGGCCTCGTCGCGCTCGAGGACTCCGAGATCATCGACGTGCTCAGCCCGGTCGGCGCGATGGGCGTCGACAGCCAGCCGCGCGGCCACTGAACGCTTCGGGTAAGGTCCCCCGCACATGCCGCCGTGCACGAGCGTCAAGTGCGGACGCTGGGCTCAGGACGAGTGGGTGTGCTGCGCCCATTGCGGCGACCCGCTACCTGGCAGGCGCCCGTTCGACGAAAACCTCTGCGACCACGAATTCGTGCTCGAAGGCCGCTACTGCGTCCTCTGCGGTTTCGATCCCGAGGTGGGTTCCAAGGTCGAACGTCGCGGTCTGCTCCTGGTCGGGAGCCTCATCTGCTTCTTGGGCCTCTTCCTGGCCGGTTCGGGCGCAGCGTATCTGGCGTCCGGGGCCCCGACCGAGCCGGGAGCGACGTACAGAGGCGGACGCACCGCGTCCTACATCGTCGTCCTGGGGCTCGTCGTTTTCGCGTTCGGAGTCGGCAAAGTCCTAAAGGCATTAAGGGTCTCCGACTCACCCTCTCTGGCCCGGCCGGCTTCACGCGCGCGGGCGGCCCGACCGGGTAACAACCCGCACATGGACCTCCGCCAGGCCTTGACCGGCCAGTTTCGCGCCGGGCTCGCCATGCTGCGCGAGTGCGTCGAACTTTGCCCCGACGGCCTTTGGGCCGCGACCGTCGACAAGCCGCCCCGCACCTTCTGGCGCATCGCCTACCACGCCGCGTTCTACACCCACTTCTATCTCGGCCAGAACGAAGGTGTCTTCGCTCCGTGGGACAAACACGTCCGCCACGCCCCGATGACCTTCGCCGACGAAGGGCAGGAGCTTCCCCCCGCCGACACCCTTTACACCCAGGCCGACGTCGTGGCCTACATCGACGGCCTCAGCGACCGGATGGCCGACACGATCGCCGCGCTCGACCTCGACTCGCCCGAGAGCGGCTTCCCCTGGTATCCGGAGTTCGCGAAGTTCGATCACGTGTTGCTCACCCTGCGCCACCT
It encodes the following:
- a CDS encoding SRPBCC domain-containing protein, which translates into the protein MQTDQQTQATRVERTSDRELVVTRTVDAPARLVWRAWTEADLFRKWWVPRSYGMDLHSCEMDVRVGGQYRLGFLHEGATMEFFGTYLEVDPPSRLVWTNEEDGGQTVTTVTFTETDGKTLLTVSNHYPSKEALEADGSTGAMPESLDQLDELLATLV
- a CDS encoding helix-turn-helix transcriptional regulator, which translates into the protein MVQYGQVQFDASFGALSDATRRGVLEQLGRADASVTALAETFHMTLTGMKKHIGVLEKAGLVVTEKVGRVRTCKLGTRGLDEEAEWIESYRRRWAARFDELDAVIEDLKRKEETNGR
- a CDS encoding DinB family protein yields the protein MPPCTSVKCGRWAQDEWVCCAHCGDPLPGRRPFDENLCDHEFVLEGRYCVLCGFDPEVGSKVERRGLLLVGSLICFLGLFLAGSGAAYLASGAPTEPGATYRGGRTASYIVVLGLVVFAFGVGKVLKALRVSDSPSLARPASRARAARPGNNPHMDLRQALTGQFRAGLAMLRECVELCPDGLWAATVDKPPRTFWRIAYHAAFYTHFYLGQNEGVFAPWDKHVRHAPMTFADEGQELPPADTLYTQADVVAYIDGLSDRMADTIAALDLDSPESGFPWYPEFAKFDHVLLTLRHLGVHVGQLQELLFARGIEPDWVSRR
- a CDS encoding phosphotransferase codes for the protein MNDWRPDVPLDLATAHAIVARRFPSFAGQTPVEVGRGWDNLCLAYGDGTAFRMPTRAVAAEIVLNEIAALPALAPLLPLPVPDIKLVGEPGDDFPYPFFGFALLPGETADRSTWPDVALMLAAEALGTFLRALHAIPFTEKPLSALPGDLIARADPLRLLGRIVNRAAEIAGQRPDRASWAQGLQRRADALLQGLVLDGVRTVVHGDLYPRHVLADDACLLTGVIDWGDVHIGHPGVDLSLAFTFFSGPSRAAFWQAYGGGPDPSTLRLAQARACNYALALCAYGLDVGDPSAVELADEIAARSARP
- a CDS encoding cupin domain-containing protein, with product MEARPHRWDAIEPDNPVPHLFRKKVTAANMLVARIKLEKGCVVGLHSHVSEQVAIVERGHVRWTLGSTDGPETRELEMRGGEVLEIPAHVPHGLVALEDSEIIDVLSPVGAMGVDSQPRGH
- a CDS encoding DinB family protein, which translates into the protein MAAKGHPSNEIEAFEELVCGFTGGILRRAREIPEDKWNWSFSERTPTAREICEHAWMWLWTDRQEITVVDPAQQAPVPDLPQDRAAVLDLLEREKEEWRALFQTLDAQKLDEGRSSPDGYRRTVRGALFHMAQHIVSKSGQMTMLHFDLGLDGDGPYDAPHPNRLFGFGTPAWPSPRT
- a CDS encoding DUF2961 domain-containing protein, with the protein product MTALAFAVLAAPLQADLLVGLGPLGDLSLLPRLRTGYKIGAVTSYDRTEGNDDGFSGKYSFVAKEGDDLVLADLKGPGCITRIHTPTPTMDKLEFFFDGEAAPRVSMPYRHYFDGEHAPFLRPLVDIAGGGCMSYVPMFYAKSCKVVLRAPRTQFYDINFVQFPAGTAVTTFDPRAVPAEEMKRASQTLGRVGLASEGGTKIPVKATVLPGKATTVFQTKKGGRIKGFALQPASSFVGKGRDVQIRITWDGEASPSILMPVGDFFGFAWGRPAMRSAVLGTVGDTLYCNFPMPYARSAKIELVSTRTDGAGFPVTGEVVVDDRPLGKDEGRFYAHWNRENPTTPGRPFTWLERSGRGHIVGLSLQAQDQEPGLPVFFEGDDKTIVDGIEAVHGTGSEDFFNGGWYALPGRWERMFSLPLSGCLGYYDYLGRTGGFRFLLNDAYTFEKGIVQTIEHGPEKNQVPTDYVGVAYYYADSPPHGTRTVASPEARRVVDPKTVVYAANWAMPIATFGLSGCTVKRGDVPVGNGGVRVLSLRSSGANGFVDSHFGLRADVPVAGRYRVSIDAVRNSEGGTVRLSNGTRFIGEAVDFYAATAAEAKGVLMGEFDADEGENVVYFQMVGKHAESKAFGLDLGYVRFERITP